The Montipora capricornis isolate CH-2021 chromosome 6, ASM3666992v2, whole genome shotgun sequence genome has a window encoding:
- the LOC138053567 gene encoding uncharacterized protein: MGVPVSQYIDDRHVGQLFTAPLRMTRGPSFQRALAAAYIMCYLLVEAGYFIGLDKSQSTPSTCVRFLGFICDSERQAFVIPQDKRNKFVTLREDILSSPFVSLKTLQRFSGKVISFSLAIPGSKLYVREVFKAISRHSGSSRPTVKLEANLRAEIEHWRFLDEWRECFRWRTEHHASVTLYSDASKTAWGGTLRLGGHTLESRDYWLDNSQDINVLEAQALLRSLLSFREYLTSSRVDVHTDSRVLKSALENGGCRSSEVNSVLKDIFRSCREYNFSLDVYYVPSGGNPADLPSRSWSDTDCMLSISAWEQVERLFGPHTFDLMSLDSNCQRNRGGLHLPHFTPCATPESSGINVFAHALPLDHNIYVFPPFVLIAPLLRYLLEQDFHGAFTIVVPDLKPRRFWWALLQSLAVDRALLGRRNQASVLWYPSQGSQGWYLRNLQWDLWAFRCIC, from the coding sequence ATGGGAGTCCCGGTGTCCCAATACATTGACGACCGGCACGTGGGTCAGCTTTTCACTGCTCCCCTTCGGATGACTCGGGGTCCATCCTTCCAGCGAGCCCTGGCAGCAGCTTACATCATGTGTTACTTGCTCGTTGAGGCGGGTTATTTTATTGGTCTTGACAAGTCGCAGTCCACCCCTTCGACATGCGTGCGTTTCCTCGGTTTCATATGTGACTCGGAGCGTCAAGCTTTCGTCATTCCCCAAGATAAAAGAAACAAGTTTGTGACGTTAAGGGAAGATATCCTTTCGTCCCCATTCGTTAGCCTGAAGACGCTTCAGCGTTTTTCGGGAAAGGTGATCTCTTTTAGTCTTGCCATTCCGGGTTCCAAATTGTATGTACGCGAGGTTTTTAAGGCTATTTCCCGCCATTCGGGTTCTTCTCGGCCGACCGTTAAGCTAGAGGCCAACCTTCGAGCTGAGATCGAGCACTGGCGCTTCCTTGACGAATGGAGGGAATGCTTCCGATGGAGAACTGAGCATCACGCGTCCGTTACGCTATACTCCGATGCTTCAAAGACGGCCTGGGGCGGAACTTTGCGCTTGGGCGGTCACACCTTGGAGTCCAGGGATTACTGGCTGGACAATTCGCAGGATATTAACGTCCTCGAGGCCCAAGCTTTACTGCGTTCGCTGCTTTCGTTTAGGGAATACCTTACCTCTTCAAGAGTGGACGTTCACACTGACAGCCGCGTCTTGAAGTCTGCCCTGGAGAATGGAGGCTGCAGGAGCTCCGAAGTTAACAGCGTTCTTAAAGACATTTTTCGTTCCTGCAGGGAATACAATTTCAGCCTTGATGTTTACTATGTTCCGTCAGGTGGGAATCCGGCTGATCTTCCTTCCCGAAGCTGGTCGGACACGGATTGTATGTTGTCAATTAGCGCCTGGGAGCAAGTCGAACGCCTTTTCGGGCCCCACACGTTCGATCTCATGTCCTTGGATAGTAACTGCCAGCGTAATAGAGGGGGTCTGCACTTACCTCATTTTACGCCTTGTGCAACCCCAGAATCTAGCGGTATCAACGTCTTCGCCCATGCTCTTCCTTTGGATCACAATATCTATGTGTTCCCACCATTTGTCCTAATAGCTCCCCTACTGAGGTACCTTTTGGAGCAGGATTTTCACGGCGCTTTTACTATTGTGGTCCCTGACTTGAAGCCTCGGCGTTTCTGGTGGGCGTTGCTGCAGTCACTCGCTGTTGATCGCGCTTTATTGGGAAGGAGGAACCAAGCTTCCGTTCTGTGGTACCCTTCTCAGGGCAGCCAAGGATGGTATCTGAGGAACTTGCAGTGGGACTTATGGGCTTTCCGCTGTATCTGCTAA